From Acidovorax sp. FHTAMBA, one genomic window encodes:
- a CDS encoding PAS-domain containing protein: MPAASSREDFLALLGVAVGAAGALGLAVWALAGPGLNGTGRAGLAAAGLLLGALAALHWRLLQRTRRLQTTAQAAQQAAAHAQARLSATLDILPDGLAVYDADDRLELCNARYREVAPGITLPLEYGTPFEDVLRRIAGTGEIVDAEQGIDAWLASRMARHRAPSGPQVQQVHGDRWMRLTERALEGGGVVILRTDITDTVHRERALEQALQSAESAERRLREAVNAMPAGLDIYDENDRLVLCNDQMTRWRPHLPVNESLGKTYEELLRDGLRHGIPEVAQGQEELWLAHEMALRGHRSGPEIRYYPNGVWMHMHERRTPSGMTVCVRLDISDLMEQRQKLEAARQESQRVWQLLERAVEALPVSIEIFDDQDRLVLYNQQLSRMYPHMNYAEHLGRQFVDILRYSVDRGLIPSAHGREEAWIAERMAEHGNRKSNLVQRLADGRWINIYETRTPENYVVAVRLDITDLIEQREALEAAQLAAQQARQLLQDAVEALPEGFALFDADDRLVICNAQYKLLYPISAPMMVPGSTFEEITRYGVERGQYLDAIGNEEAWLAERMAAHSEARQAMLQRLPEGRWVQAYERRTPQGGTAGVRTDVTQLVRKEQELEAANAKLAMLSATDGLTGIGNRRRFDDRLATEWLRCGRHHMPLCVILIDIDHFKLYNDHYGHLAGDECLRRVAQLLQACTRRADEVAARFGGEEFVLLLPDVGRAAAVAVAQRCMQSLREAALTHAHSPTAPVITFSMGIASMVPRADAASDTLVQAADAALYRAKSGGRNRFEVFDPEP; the protein is encoded by the coding sequence ATGCCCGCTGCCTCTTCGCGCGAAGACTTCCTGGCCCTGCTGGGGGTGGCCGTGGGCGCGGCGGGCGCACTGGGCCTGGCCGTGTGGGCGCTGGCGGGGCCAGGCCTCAATGGCACGGGGCGCGCCGGGCTGGCGGCAGCCGGGCTGCTGCTGGGCGCGCTGGCAGCCCTGCACTGGCGACTGCTGCAGCGCACACGGCGCCTGCAGACAACGGCCCAGGCGGCGCAGCAGGCGGCCGCCCATGCGCAGGCCCGGCTTTCGGCCACGCTCGACATCCTGCCCGACGGGCTGGCGGTGTACGACGCAGACGACCGCCTGGAGCTGTGCAACGCCCGCTACCGCGAGGTGGCCCCCGGCATCACCCTGCCCCTGGAGTACGGCACTCCGTTCGAGGACGTGCTGCGGCGCATCGCCGGCACGGGTGAGATCGTCGACGCCGAGCAGGGCATTGACGCCTGGCTTGCCAGCCGCATGGCCCGCCACCGCGCGCCTTCCGGCCCCCAGGTGCAGCAGGTGCACGGCGACCGCTGGATGCGGCTGACAGAACGCGCCCTGGAGGGCGGCGGAGTCGTCATCCTGCGCACCGACATCACCGACACCGTGCACCGCGAGCGCGCGCTCGAACAGGCGCTGCAAAGCGCCGAAAGCGCCGAACGCAGGCTGCGCGAGGCCGTCAACGCCATGCCGGCCGGGCTGGATATCTACGATGAAAACGACCGGCTGGTGCTGTGCAACGACCAGATGACCCGCTGGCGCCCGCACCTGCCGGTGAACGAGTCGCTGGGCAAAACCTACGAAGAGCTTTTGCGCGACGGGCTGCGCCACGGCATCCCGGAAGTGGCGCAAGGCCAGGAAGAGCTGTGGCTGGCGCACGAGATGGCCCTGCGCGGCCACCGCTCGGGCCCGGAAATCCGCTACTACCCCAACGGCGTCTGGATGCACATGCACGAACGCCGTACGCCCTCGGGCATGACGGTGTGTGTGCGGCTGGACATCAGCGACCTGATGGAGCAGCGCCAGAAGCTCGAAGCCGCCCGCCAGGAGAGCCAGCGCGTGTGGCAGCTGCTGGAACGCGCGGTCGAGGCGCTGCCCGTCAGCATCGAGATCTTCGACGACCAGGACCGGCTGGTGCTCTACAACCAGCAGCTGTCGCGCATGTACCCGCACATGAACTACGCAGAGCACCTGGGCCGGCAGTTTGTGGACATCCTGCGCTACTCGGTGGACCGGGGTCTGATCCCCTCTGCCCACGGACGGGAGGAGGCCTGGATCGCCGAGCGCATGGCCGAGCACGGCAACCGCAAGTCCAACCTGGTGCAGCGGCTGGCCGACGGGCGCTGGATCAACATTTATGAAACCCGCACCCCCGAGAACTACGTGGTGGCGGTGCGGCTGGACATCACCGACCTCATCGAGCAGCGCGAGGCCCTGGAAGCCGCACAGCTCGCGGCCCAGCAGGCGCGCCAGTTGCTGCAGGACGCGGTGGAGGCCCTGCCCGAGGGCTTTGCGCTGTTTGACGCCGACGACAGGCTGGTCATCTGTAACGCCCAGTACAAGCTCCTGTACCCCATCTCGGCGCCCATGATGGTGCCGGGCAGCACCTTTGAAGAGATCACGCGCTACGGCGTGGAGCGCGGGCAGTATCTGGACGCCATCGGCAACGAAGAGGCCTGGCTTGCCGAACGCATGGCCGCGCACAGCGAAGCCCGGCAGGCCATGCTGCAGCGCCTGCCCGAGGGCCGCTGGGTGCAGGCGTACGAGCGGCGCACACCGCAGGGCGGCACTGCCGGGGTGCGCACCGACGTGACCCAGCTGGTGCGCAAGGAGCAGGAGCTGGAGGCCGCCAACGCCAAACTGGCCATGCTCTCGGCCACCGACGGCCTCACGGGCATCGGCAACCGGCGCCGCTTTGACGACCGCCTGGCCACCGAGTGGCTGCGGTGCGGGCGGCACCACATGCCCCTGTGCGTGATCCTGATCGACATCGACCACTTCAAGCTCTACAACGACCACTACGGGCACCTGGCAGGCGACGAATGCCTGCGCCGCGTGGCCCAGCTGCTGCAGGCTTGCACCCGCCGCGCCGACGAGGTGGCCGCCCGCTTTGGCGGCGAGGAATTTGTGCTGCTGCTGCCCGACGTGGGGCGGGCGGCGGCCGTGGCCGTGGCGCAGCGCTGCATGCAGAGCCTGCGCGAAGCGGCGCTGACGCACGCTCACTCGCCCACGGCACCTGTCATCACGTTCAGCATGGGCATTGCCAGCATGGTGCCGCGTGCAGACGCGGCCTCTGACACACTGGTGCAGGCGGCCGACGCAGCCCTGTACCGCGCCAAATCCGGCGGGCGCAACCGCTTTGAGGTCTTTGACCCGGAGCCCTGA
- the yghU gene encoding glutathione-dependent disulfide-bond oxidoreductase, translating into MSESLTYTPPAIWQWNKENGGQFASINRPIAGATHDKELPVGRHPLQLYSLGTPNGVKVTVMLEELLALGHSGAEYDAWLIRINEGEQFGSGFVSVNPNSKIPALLDRTDPANPVRVFESGAILMYLAEKFGSAFLPKDGAARAECLSWLFWQMGSAPFVGGGFGHFYAYAPVKIEYAIDRYAMEAKRQLDVLNQRLAMTEYVAGDEYTVADMAIWPWYGLLVKGQAYNAGEFLQVREYTHVVRWAEQVAKRPAVQRGRKVNRVQGDLASQLRERHDASDFDTRTQDKIEAAAASSSPAP; encoded by the coding sequence ATGTCTGAGTCTTTGACTTACACCCCCCCCGCCATCTGGCAATGGAACAAGGAAAACGGCGGCCAGTTCGCCAGCATCAACCGCCCCATCGCCGGGGCTACGCACGATAAAGAGCTGCCTGTGGGCCGCCACCCGCTGCAGCTGTATTCGTTGGGCACGCCCAATGGCGTGAAAGTCACTGTCATGCTCGAAGAGCTGCTGGCGCTGGGCCACAGCGGGGCGGAGTACGACGCGTGGCTGATCCGCATCAACGAGGGCGAGCAGTTTGGCAGCGGTTTCGTGTCTGTGAACCCCAACTCCAAGATCCCGGCCCTGCTGGACCGCACCGACCCGGCCAATCCGGTGCGGGTGTTCGAGTCCGGCGCCATCCTGATGTACCTGGCGGAGAAGTTCGGCAGCGCCTTTTTGCCCAAAGACGGCGCTGCGCGCGCCGAATGCCTGTCATGGCTGTTCTGGCAGATGGGCAGTGCGCCGTTTGTGGGCGGCGGGTTTGGGCACTTCTATGCCTACGCTCCGGTCAAGATCGAGTACGCGATTGACCGCTATGCGATGGAGGCCAAGCGCCAGCTGGATGTGCTGAACCAGCGCCTGGCTATGACCGAGTACGTGGCGGGCGATGAGTACACGGTGGCCGACATGGCGATCTGGCCCTGGTATGGCTTGCTGGTGAAAGGGCAGGCCTACAACGCGGGCGAGTTTTTGCAGGTGCGCGAATACACGCATGTGGTGCGCTGGGCCGAGCAGGTGGCCAAGCGCCCGGCGGTGCAGCGGGGGCGCAAGGTGAACCGCGTGCAGGGCGACCTGGCCAGCCAGTTGCGCGAGCGGCATGACGCCAGCGACTTTGACACCAGGACGCAGGACAAGATCGAGGCGGCGGCAGCCTCTTCATCGCCCGCCCCCTGA
- a CDS encoding NAD-dependent epimerase/dehydratase family protein, producing MNILLTGSTGFIGHTLQAALQRAGHTVHGGVSPRQRTLLPGQVPMDFAHDTTAAAWLPRLAGIDAVVNAVGVLRDTRARPIDAVHRDTPIALFDACAQVGVQRVVHISALGIEGSSTRYAQTKLAAEAHLKNLAAQGKLRPAILRPSVVYGKGGDSSALFMNLARLPVALFPGPVLDARVQPVSVHDLAAAVVALLGPALNQTGVIDCTGPEALPMGAFIASLRQQLGHRPATVLRLPGPITTLSARLGDAVPQSPWCSETLAMLGSDNVGNPAVFEQLLGRKGVHYSQLVATAWR from the coding sequence ATGAACATCCTGCTGACCGGCTCCACCGGCTTTATTGGCCACACCCTGCAAGCGGCACTGCAGCGCGCGGGCCACACCGTGCACGGCGGCGTCTCGCCGCGACAGCGCACGCTGCTACCCGGCCAGGTGCCCATGGATTTCGCCCACGACACCACGGCCGCCGCCTGGCTGCCGCGCCTGGCGGGCATCGACGCCGTGGTCAACGCCGTGGGCGTGCTGCGCGACACGCGCGCGCGCCCCATCGACGCCGTGCACCGCGATACGCCCATCGCCCTGTTCGACGCCTGCGCCCAGGTGGGCGTGCAGCGCGTGGTGCACATCTCGGCACTGGGCATTGAGGGCAGCAGCACCCGCTACGCACAGACCAAGCTGGCGGCCGAGGCGCACCTGAAAAATCTGGCAGCGCAAGGCAAGCTGCGCCCGGCCATCCTGCGCCCCAGCGTGGTGTACGGCAAAGGCGGCGACAGCAGCGCCCTGTTCATGAACCTGGCGCGCCTGCCGGTGGCGCTGTTCCCAGGCCCGGTGCTGGACGCCCGCGTGCAACCCGTGTCGGTGCACGACCTGGCCGCCGCCGTGGTCGCCCTGCTGGGCCCCGCGCTGAACCAGACCGGTGTCATCGACTGCACCGGCCCCGAAGCACTGCCCATGGGCGCCTTCATCGCCAGCCTGCGCCAGCAGCTGGGCCACCGCCCCGCCACCGTGCTGCGCCTGCCAGGCCCCATCACCACTCTGAGCGCGCGCCTGGGCGACGCCGTGCCGCAATCGCCCTGGTGCAGCGAAACCCTGGCCATGCTGGGCAGCGACAACGTGGGCAACCCGGCGGTGTTCGAGCAACTGCTGGGCCGCAAGGGCGTGCACTACAGCCAGCTGGTGGCCACGGCCTGGCGCTGA
- a CDS encoding NAD(P)H-dependent oxidoreductase: MGAAKTLLIVYHSLTGGTRQMAEAARAGAVAETGCAVRLLHAAQAGPADVLAADGYVFATPENLAAMSGQLKDFFDRSYYPVLDQVNGRPYASLVCAGSDGSNAARQIARIATGWRLKAVAEPLIVCTHAQTPEAILASKQIGEADLAQCRALGEAMAAGLVLGVF; this comes from the coding sequence ATGGGTGCGGCCAAGACCCTGCTGATCGTTTACCACTCGCTCACGGGTGGCACGCGGCAGATGGCCGAGGCAGCGCGCGCGGGTGCCGTGGCCGAGACGGGCTGTGCGGTGCGCCTGCTGCACGCCGCGCAGGCCGGGCCTGCCGATGTGCTGGCGGCCGATGGCTATGTGTTTGCCACGCCCGAGAACCTGGCCGCGATGAGCGGGCAGCTCAAGGACTTTTTTGACCGCAGCTATTACCCGGTGCTCGACCAGGTCAACGGCCGCCCCTATGCCAGCCTGGTGTGCGCGGGCAGCGACGGCAGCAACGCCGCGCGGCAGATTGCGCGCATTGCCACCGGCTGGCGGCTGAAGGCTGTGGCCGAGCCGCTGATTGTGTGCACCCACGCGCAAACGCCCGAGGCCATTCTGGCGTCCAAGCAGATCGGCGAAGCAGACCTGGCGCAATGCCGGGCGCTGGGCGAGGCGATGGCGGCCGGGCTGGTTCTGGGGGTGTTTTAG
- a CDS encoding glutathione S-transferase yields MITLYDCATAPSPRRARILLAEKGVAHDTVQVDLRSGEQLGEAYRRINPQCTVPALRTEDGLLLTDNAAITAYVEARYPQPALLGETPVEKAEIASWNWRMEFEGLLAIAEALRNSAPAMANRALPGAVDYPQIPALAERGLVRVGQFFAMLNDRLAGRDFIATDRFSVADITAVVAVDFARVVKHKPGEQHPHLLRWRTAMAARPSMSL; encoded by the coding sequence ATGATCACTTTGTACGACTGCGCCACGGCGCCCAGCCCGCGCCGCGCGCGCATCCTGCTGGCTGAAAAAGGCGTTGCCCACGACACCGTGCAGGTGGACCTGCGCAGTGGCGAACAGCTGGGCGAGGCTTACCGGCGCATCAACCCGCAGTGCACGGTGCCCGCGCTGCGCACGGAAGACGGTTTGCTGCTGACCGACAACGCGGCGATCACCGCGTACGTCGAGGCGCGCTACCCGCAGCCAGCACTGCTGGGCGAAACGCCCGTAGAAAAGGCCGAGATCGCCAGCTGGAACTGGCGCATGGAGTTCGAGGGCCTGCTGGCCATTGCCGAGGCGCTGCGCAACAGCGCGCCCGCCATGGCCAACCGGGCCTTGCCCGGTGCGGTGGACTACCCGCAGATCCCGGCCCTGGCCGAGCGCGGGCTGGTGCGTGTGGGGCAGTTCTTTGCCATGCTCAACGATCGCCTGGCAGGCCGCGACTTCATTGCCACCGACCGCTTCAGCGTGGCCGACATCACCGCCGTGGTGGCGGTGGACTTTGCGCGCGTGGTCAAGCACAAGCCGGGCGAGCAGCACCCGCACCTGCTGCGCTGGCGCACGGCCATGGCGGCGCGGCCGTCGATGTCGCTCTGA
- the polA gene encoding DNA polymerase I, translated as MTDKKTLVLVDGSSYLYRAFHAMPDLRAVPGDSTSPATGAIRGMINMMQALRKEVRADYAACVFDASGPTFRDALYTEYKATRSPMPDDLRSQIEPIHQVVDLLGWKVVAVPGVEADDVIATLANAAAAQGIEVIVSSGDKDLSQLVNEHITIIDTMSGKRRDVAGVTAEFGVPPALMVDYQALVGDTVDNVPGVAKVGPKTAAKWLEEYGSLDNLIANADAIKGVAGNNLREAIASGQLALSRQLVTMKTDCALADHIPGLPAFDDITLDAPDNAGLLPFYEKYGFKGLASAIKGATAPAAVAPTVAMPGQSGDLFADHSASTVAEEAQQRTVVYDTILNWADFDQWLARLHKAPLVALDTETDSLDEVRAQIVGISFSVQPGEAAYIPLRHVGPDAPAQLPMDEVLARLKPWLEDAKHHKLGQHIKYDRHVFANHGIEVQGYAHDTMLQSYVLEVHKPHNLTSLAERHTGRKGISYEDLCGKGAHQIPFAQVPVDKAAAYSCEDSDQTLDVHNALWPLLQADDKLRFIYELEIASSEALYRIERNGVLIDAPTLAAQSHELGQRILQLETEAYEIAGQPFNLSSPKQLGEIFFDKLGMPVVKKTATGARSTDEEVLEKLAEDYPLPAKLLEHRSLVKLKGTYTDKLAQLALPRTGRVHTHYAQAVAVTGRLSSNDPNLQNIPIRTPEGRRVREAFVAPAGRVIASADYSQIELRIMAHLSGDHSLLHAFHAGLDVHRATAAEVFGVEVDQVTSEQRRYAKVINFGLIYGMSSFGLARNLGIETKAAAAYIDKYFQRYPGVKQYMDDTKAAAKSMGYVETVFGRRLYLPEINSPNGPRRAGAERAAINAPMQGTAADLIKLAMVAVQKELDAHKPDIKMIMQVHDELVFELPEGEVDWLKTHIPRLMAEVAALKVPLLAEVGVGANWDKAH; from the coding sequence ATGACTGACAAAAAGACCCTGGTGCTGGTGGATGGCTCCAGCTACCTCTACCGCGCCTTCCATGCCATGCCCGACCTGCGGGCCGTGCCGGGCGATTCCACGAGCCCTGCCACGGGTGCGATTCGCGGCATGATCAACATGATGCAGGCGCTGCGCAAAGAGGTGCGCGCCGACTACGCCGCCTGCGTGTTCGACGCCTCCGGTCCCACCTTTCGCGATGCCCTGTACACCGAATACAAGGCCACGCGCTCGCCCATGCCCGACGACCTGCGCAGCCAGATCGAGCCCATCCACCAGGTGGTGGACCTGCTGGGCTGGAAGGTGGTGGCCGTGCCCGGCGTGGAGGCAGACGACGTGATCGCCACCTTGGCCAACGCAGCAGCCGCACAGGGCATTGAAGTCATTGTCTCGAGTGGCGACAAGGATTTGAGCCAGCTGGTCAACGAGCACATCACCATCATCGACACCATGAGCGGAAAGCGCCGCGATGTGGCCGGCGTGACGGCGGAGTTTGGCGTGCCGCCCGCGCTGATGGTGGACTACCAGGCGCTGGTGGGCGACACCGTGGACAACGTGCCCGGCGTTGCCAAGGTAGGGCCCAAGACGGCCGCCAAGTGGCTGGAAGAATACGGCTCGCTCGACAACCTGATCGCCAACGCCGACGCCATCAAGGGCGTGGCAGGCAACAACCTGCGCGAGGCGATTGCCAGCGGCCAGCTGGCCTTGAGCCGCCAGCTGGTCACCATGAAGACTGACTGCGCGCTGGCCGACCACATCCCCGGCCTGCCCGCGTTTGACGACATCACGCTGGACGCGCCGGACAACGCTGGCCTGCTGCCGTTTTACGAAAAGTACGGCTTCAAGGGCCTGGCCAGCGCGATCAAGGGTGCGACGGCCCCAGCTGCAGTGGCCCCCACCGTGGCCATGCCCGGCCAGAGTGGTGATTTGTTTGCCGACCATTCCGCCAGCACCGTGGCCGAAGAGGCCCAGCAGCGCACTGTGGTGTACGACACCATCCTGAACTGGGCGGACTTTGACCAGTGGCTTGCGCGACTGCACAAGGCCCCGCTGGTGGCGCTGGACACCGAAACCGATTCGCTGGACGAAGTGCGCGCGCAGATCGTGGGCATCTCTTTCAGCGTACAGCCCGGCGAGGCCGCGTACATCCCCCTGCGCCATGTGGGGCCCGACGCCCCTGCGCAGCTGCCGATGGACGAGGTACTCGCCCGCCTCAAACCCTGGCTGGAGGACGCGAAGCACCACAAGCTGGGCCAGCACATCAAGTACGACCGCCATGTGTTTGCCAACCACGGCATCGAGGTGCAGGGTTACGCGCACGACACCATGCTGCAAAGCTACGTGCTCGAAGTGCACAAGCCCCACAACCTCACCAGCCTGGCCGAGCGCCACACCGGCCGCAAAGGCATCAGCTACGAAGACCTGTGCGGCAAGGGCGCGCACCAGATTCCCTTTGCCCAGGTGCCGGTGGACAAGGCAGCCGCCTATTCCTGCGAAGACTCCGACCAGACCCTGGACGTGCACAACGCCCTGTGGCCCCTGCTGCAGGCAGACGACAAACTGCGCTTCATCTACGAGCTGGAGATTGCCAGCAGCGAGGCCCTGTACCGCATCGAACGCAACGGTGTGCTGATTGATGCCCCCACGCTGGCCGCACAAAGCCACGAGCTGGGCCAGCGCATCCTGCAGCTCGAAACCGAGGCGTACGAGATTGCAGGCCAGCCCTTCAACCTGAGCAGCCCCAAGCAGCTGGGCGAAATCTTCTTCGACAAGCTGGGCATGCCCGTGGTGAAGAAGACGGCGACAGGCGCCCGCAGCACCGACGAAGAAGTGCTGGAAAAGCTGGCCGAGGACTACCCACTGCCCGCCAAGCTGCTGGAACACCGCAGCCTCGTCAAGCTCAAAGGCACCTACACCGACAAGCTCGCGCAACTGGCCCTGCCACGCACGGGCCGCGTGCACACGCACTACGCGCAGGCGGTGGCTGTGACCGGGCGCTTGTCCAGCAACGACCCCAACCTGCAGAACATCCCCATCCGCACGCCGGAAGGCCGCCGCGTGCGCGAGGCCTTCGTAGCGCCCGCAGGCCGCGTGATTGCGAGTGCCGACTACTCCCAGATCGAGCTGCGCATCATGGCCCACCTCAGCGGCGACCACTCGCTGCTGCACGCCTTCCACGCCGGGCTGGACGTGCACCGCGCCACCGCTGCCGAGGTGTTTGGGGTGGAGGTGGACCAGGTCACCAGCGAGCAACGCCGCTACGCCAAGGTCATCAACTTCGGTCTCATCTACGGCATGAGCAGCTTTGGCCTGGCTAGGAACTTAGGCATCGAGACCAAGGCCGCAGCCGCCTACATCGACAAGTACTTTCAGCGCTACCCCGGCGTGAAGCAGTACATGGACGACACCAAGGCTGCCGCCAAATCCATGGGCTATGTCGAAACCGTGTTTGGCCGACGCCTCTACCTGCCCGAAATCAACTCCCCCAACGGCCCCCGCCGCGCCGGGGCAGAGCGCGCCGCCATCAACGCACCGATGCAAGGCACGGCGGCAGACTTGATCAAGCTGGCCATGGTGGCCGTGCAGAAGGAGCTGGACGCCCACAAGCCAGATATCAAGATGATCATGCAGGTGCACGACGAACTGGTGTTTGAGCTGCCCGAGGGCGAGGTGGACTGGCTCAAGACCCACATCCCGCGCCTGATGGCCGAAGTGGCGGCGCTGAAGGTGCCGTTATTGGCGGAGGTGGGGGTGGGGGCTAATTGGGATAAGGCGCATTGA
- a CDS encoding DNA adenine methylase, translated as MFSNRLYSPLRYPGGKAPFAPFIASVMQRNGLAGGHYLEPYAGGAGVALDLLFQGYASHIHINDADPAVFAFWASVTQHSKELLDLLASTPITIEEWFKWRSVLREDCQASLVEKGFATLFMNRTNRSGILKAGVIGGKSQDGAYKLDARFKKNVIAARIVEIAKRSKDITVYSEDSLALLKRCKEFLPKESLIYLDPPYYVKGKGLYRNYYEHDDHVAIAKTIKAKSFKRHWIVSYDNADEIRAMYQLVSTKTYGLNYTAQRRYVGNEVMFFSQDLIVPEDAIPQTKTAA; from the coding sequence ATGTTCTCAAATAGGCTTTACAGCCCACTACGCTACCCCGGCGGCAAAGCACCTTTTGCTCCATTCATTGCCAGCGTAATGCAGCGCAATGGCCTAGCTGGCGGACATTACCTAGAGCCCTACGCGGGCGGAGCAGGGGTTGCCCTCGATCTGTTGTTTCAGGGGTACGCAAGCCACATTCATATCAACGACGCAGATCCAGCAGTTTTTGCGTTTTGGGCCTCTGTAACGCAACATTCGAAGGAATTGCTGGACCTGCTTGCGTCAACCCCCATCACCATCGAGGAATGGTTCAAGTGGCGCTCGGTACTCCGTGAGGACTGCCAAGCTAGCTTGGTCGAGAAGGGGTTTGCCACGTTGTTCATGAACAGAACAAACCGTTCTGGCATTTTGAAAGCGGGCGTTATTGGCGGGAAGAGTCAGGACGGTGCCTACAAACTGGATGCTCGTTTTAAGAAGAATGTTATTGCTGCACGGATTGTGGAGATCGCCAAGCGTTCGAAAGACATCACCGTGTACAGCGAAGATTCTTTGGCTCTGTTGAAACGCTGCAAAGAGTTTTTGCCAAAAGAGTCGCTGATCTATCTTGATCCGCCTTACTACGTCAAAGGCAAAGGGCTGTACCGCAACTATTACGAGCATGATGATCACGTTGCGATCGCGAAGACTATCAAGGCTAAAAGCTTCAAGCGGCATTGGATCGTGTCTTATGACAATGCTGATGAAATTCGCGCCATGTACCAACTCGTCAGCACCAAAACATACGGTCTCAACTACACGGCCCAACGGCGCTATGTAGGCAATGAAGTCATGTTTTTTAGCCAGGACTTAATCGTTCCGGAAGACGCTATCCCTCAAACAAAGACGGCCGCTTGA
- a CDS encoding AAA family ATPase gives MKKTQLKKITIEKFRALNNVDIEFGDYITVICGKNGTSKSSILGIAAQIFSFEKDYVTGASLRDFKQISGKGFKSQYKEHIRISEKFDVPGSLSVGILLDEGYTDQAATANLELMTRTDDATKKILPRPVIRKNSTAAGNTSRNFTHPVIFLSLKRLYPIADRDYKAIDYDYLKTHEQDFIALTNELLNRSSTQATGTHGTITSAVAHGDNYNHESVSAGEDNAGQIIMALLSFKKLKAEYPDYKGGLLLIDEADAGLFPTAQINLLKILERECRRLNLQVVMTSHSPVMIEYAYEQSQHKYSKKFKTVYLSNTYGSVQVMQDWSWAKISADIHTRTVSAGPTANLPSVNVYFEDKEAEDLFTALIYRQPIKKFVNQMSGIKMGCTNYVYLLDKKVPEFAVNSIVCLDTDAKPYVKGKEFKTVVLLPGDLPPDQMLFEHLYNLPPDDVFWDNSLQFSRDVFTNSAGREVIRELGIGGNVVDLKERLAAYSGSKIKRDIFKDFYNSADLQMLVAASVKPFNAWRHWVENNPHATNIFLANFKAVLFGVMKDGYAVDDAKLTTLDVRLKKVLNVLK, from the coding sequence ATGAAGAAAACACAACTCAAAAAAATAACAATTGAAAAATTTCGCGCGTTAAACAACGTCGATATTGAGTTTGGCGACTACATCACTGTTATTTGTGGAAAAAACGGTACGTCCAAATCTTCAATTCTTGGGATTGCGGCGCAGATTTTTAGTTTTGAAAAAGACTATGTGACTGGAGCGAGTCTGCGTGACTTCAAGCAAATCAGCGGTAAGGGCTTCAAATCCCAGTACAAAGAGCATATCAGAATATCTGAGAAGTTTGATGTACCAGGTTCGCTATCGGTCGGCATTCTTCTTGATGAAGGGTACACTGACCAAGCAGCAACAGCTAACTTAGAGTTAATGACGCGGACTGACGATGCGACCAAAAAAATATTGCCGCGCCCGGTTATCCGAAAAAATAGCACAGCTGCGGGTAATACAAGCAGGAACTTCACCCATCCCGTGATTTTTTTGAGCTTGAAGCGGCTGTACCCAATTGCTGATCGCGATTACAAAGCAATCGACTACGATTATTTGAAAACTCATGAGCAGGATTTCATTGCGCTTACCAACGAGTTACTTAACCGCAGCTCGACCCAAGCCACTGGCACTCATGGAACAATAACCTCGGCCGTGGCCCACGGCGATAACTACAACCATGAGTCGGTTTCAGCAGGCGAGGACAATGCTGGGCAGATCATCATGGCGCTACTATCGTTCAAAAAACTCAAAGCAGAATACCCTGATTACAAAGGTGGTTTGCTGCTGATTGATGAGGCTGATGCTGGCTTGTTCCCAACCGCCCAAATCAACCTCCTGAAAATTCTTGAGCGTGAATGCAGGAGGCTCAATCTGCAGGTTGTTATGACATCGCACTCACCAGTTATGATTGAGTACGCATATGAGCAGAGTCAGCATAAATACAGCAAGAAATTCAAAACCGTTTATTTGAGTAATACGTATGGATCTGTTCAGGTTATGCAGGATTGGTCTTGGGCGAAGATAAGTGCCGACATCCACACCAGAACTGTCAGCGCTGGACCAACAGCAAACCTACCGAGCGTCAATGTTTATTTTGAAGACAAAGAGGCGGAGGACCTATTCACGGCATTGATTTACCGGCAGCCAATAAAGAAATTTGTTAATCAGATGTCGGGCATCAAGATGGGTTGTACGAATTACGTGTATTTGCTTGATAAAAAAGTTCCGGAATTTGCCGTGAACAGTATTGTTTGTTTAGATACTGACGCTAAGCCGTACGTCAAGGGGAAAGAGTTTAAAACTGTCGTATTGCTCCCCGGTGATTTGCCGCCAGATCAAATGCTCTTCGAGCATCTTTACAACTTGCCGCCTGATGATGTTTTTTGGGATAATAGCTTGCAGTTTTCTCGTGATGTTTTTACCAATTCGGCTGGGCGTGAGGTCATAAGGGAATTGGGCATCGGTGGTAACGTAGTCGATCTAAAAGAGCGCTTGGCTGCTTACAGCGGCAGCAAGATAAAGCGGGATATTTTCAAGGATTTTTATAATTCAGCAGATCTCCAAATGCTGGTTGCTGCGAGCGTTAAACCGTTCAATGCATGGAGACATTGGGTGGAAAATAATCCGCACGCAACTAACATTTTCTTGGCAAACTTCAAGGCGGTACTATTTGGTGTCATGAAGGATGGTTACGCCGTAGACGATGCCAAGCTAACCACGCTGGATGTCAGACTGAAGAAGGTGCTCAATGTTCTCAAATAG